GTCAATTTCTTCAAGAAAGCGCAAGCCAGCGAGATCAAGCCGATCATCGGCTCCGAGCTGTACCTGGCGACGGGCTCACGCTTCGACAAGCCCAACCGCCGCGAGGACGAGCTCAATTACTACCACCTGCTGGTGCTGGTCAGGAACGATCAGGGCTACCGCAACCTGTGCGAGCTGATCACCGCCTCGTTTTTGGAGGGCTTTTACCGCAAGCCGCGCATCGACAAGGAGATCCTGGAAAAATACAAGGAGGGATTGCTGGTCATGTCCTCCTGCATCCAGGGCGAAGTCCCGCACCACCTGCTGCGCGGCCAGGAGGACAAGGCCGAGGCCGCGGCCCGCTGGTACCGGGAGGTCTTCAAGGATAACTTCTTCATCGAACTCCAGAACCATGGCATGCCCGAGCAGCTGCAGGTCATGCCCCGTTTGATCGACCTGGCCGGCCGCCTGTCCATCCCGCTTGTGGCCAGCAACGACGTCCACTACCTGAACCAGGAGGACGCCGACGCCCGGGAGATCCTGATCTGCCTGCAAACGGGCGACGTCATCAGCAACCCCGACCGGGCGATGAAAATGGAAAGCGAGCAGCTGTATTTCAAATCCAGCGAGGAGATGGCCGCGCTGTTCGCCGCCGTCCCCGGCTGTTTGGACAACACCTTCGAGATCGCCTCGCGCTGCAATTTCGAGTTCAAGCTCAAGAAATACTTCCTGCCCAGCTTCGTCGTGCCGGGGAGGCTGACCATCGACGACTATTTCGAAAAGATCTGCCTGGAGGGTTTCGAGCGCATCACCCACCAGTACCTGGCCAAGGCCAAGCACCTGAAGCACAGCGACGAGCAATACCAGGAGCGGCTGCGCTACGAGATCGAGAAGATCCGCGAGATGGGCTTCCCAGGCTACTTCCTGATCGTCTGGGACATCATCTGCTTCGCCAAGAAGAACGACATTCCGGTCGGGCCCGGCCGCGGCTCGGTGGTCGGCTCGCTGGTGGCGTTCGCCATGGGCATCACCAACATCGACCCGCTGGAATACGACCTGATCTTCGAGCGCTTCCTCAATCCCGAGCGCGTCAGCCTGCCCGACATCGACATCGACTTCGACGGCGAGCGCCGCGACGAGGTCATCGAGTACATCCGCTCCAAGTACGGCGAGGACAACGTGGCCCAGATCGTCACCTTCGGGCGCATGAAGGCCAAGATGGCCATCCGCGACATTGGCCGGGTGATGTAGATCAAGCTGTCCGAGGTCAACCGCCTGGCCAAGATGATCCCCGAAGGCCCCAAGGTGGAGCTGCAGGACGTCATCGAAAAGAACCCCGAGCTGCAGCGCGAGATCAAGCACAACCCGCAGACGGTCAAGCTGATCAACTACGCGCTGAAGCTGGAGAACAACATCCGCCACACCTCCATGCACGCCGCCGGCGTGGTCATCGCCCCCCGCAAGCTGACCGAGTACATGCCGCTCTACAAGACCCGCGACGACATTACCACCCATTTTGAAAAGGACGAGGTGGAAAACATCGGCCTGCTGAAGATGGACATCATGGGGCTGAAAACCCTGACAATCATCAAGAACATCATACGCGAGGTGCGCGAGAGCCAGGGGGTGACCATCGACCTGGAGAACATCAACCTGCTGGACGGCAAGACGTTCAAGGTCTTCCAGAAGGGGGACACCGACGGCATCTTCCAGTTCGAGAGCTCGGGCATGCGCGACTACCTGAAGAAGACGAAGCCCACGCGTATCGAGGACCTGATCGTGCTCAACGCCCTGTACCGGCCGGGGCCGCTGCAGTCGGGCATGGCCGACATCTACGTCAACCGTAAGCTGGGCCGCGAAAAGGTGACCTACATCTTCCCCGACCTCGAGGAGATCCTCAAGGACACCTACGGCATCATCGTCTTCCAGGAACAGGTCATGCAGATCTCGGTGCGCGTCGCCGGCTTTTCCATGAGCGAGGCCGACGAGCTGCGCAAGATCATGGGCAAGAAGGACGTGAGCAAGATGCCGGCCCAGGAGAAGAAGTTCCTGGAGCGGGCGGCGAAAAAGGGCTGCGACAAGAAAAAACTCGAGGAGCTCTTCGGCCAGATGAAGACCTTCGCCGAGTACGGCTTCAACAAGTCCCATTCCACCGCCTACGCCTACCTGGCCTACCAGACCGCCTACCTGAAGGCCCACTACCCGGTCTACTTCATGTCGGCCCACCTCAGCTCCGAGTCGGAGAAGACCTCGACCGATTCGAAGATCATCCAGTACGTCTCCGAGAGCAAGAAGATGGGCATCGACATCTTGCCGCCCGACATCAACCACAGCCACGAGTATTTTCACGTCGAAACGGCCAACGCCATCCGCTTCGGGCTGATCGGCCTGAAGAACGTCGGCAGCAACGCCCTGCAGACCATGCTCAAGGCCCGCCAGGAGGGCGGCCCGTTTCGCAGCTTCAACGATTTCGTCGCCCGCGTCGACCTGAGCCGGGTCAACAAGACGGTGCTGGAAAGCCTGGTCAAGGCCGGCGCCTTCGACTGCTTCGACCTGAAGCGGCGCACCCTGTTCGAGAGCGTCGGCGACATCATCAAGCGCTCCGCGGCCATTGAGAAAAACCGCAGCCGCAACCAGAAAAAACTGTTCCTGGAGGAGATCGCCGACTCCTACATCCCGGAAGAGAACATGAAGCTGGAGGAGTGGTCGGAGAGCGAGATGATCGCCGGCGAGAAGGAGATTGCCGGCATCTACGTCACCCACAACCCGCTGGAGAAATTCAGCAGCGAGATCAGCAAGGTCTCGAACACCTCCATCCTGGCCATCCAGAACAAGGAGTTCAAGGGCGAGATCATCAAGCTCGGCGGCGTGGTCACCGAGTTCACCCCGCGCACCTCGAAAAAGGGCGACGCCTACGGCGAGATCTTCTTCGAGGACCTGAGCGGGCGCATCAAGGTGCTCTGCTTCAAGGACCGCTGGGAAACCCTCAAGAAGACCTTGCGCCCAGATGTCCCTTATTTCCTCGAGGGCCGGATGCCGGAGAGCGAGGAAGCCAACATATACCTGGAGAGCCTGCAGGAACTCGAAGCCATGCTCAAGAAAAAAGCGCGCAAGATCGTCATCACCATCGCCTACGAGCAGATCGACGAGGGCTTCAACGACAAGCTGCAGCAGAAGCTGGAAAAGAACCGCGACTCGGTCCCCTACATGATCGTCATCAACCGCGGCGAGGAGGCCCGGGTGGTAATCAACTCCGAAACCGGGCAGGGGATCAAGGCCACCGCCTCGATGAAGAAGGACATCGAGAAGCTGACCGGCCCGAACTCGATCGAAATCCTTTTTTGAGCGCCATGAACAACACCAGCCAGGACGAACGTCTCGCCCAAGCCGAGCAGCGCATCCGCTTCCTCGAACGGGAGCTCGAGCGCTTCAGCGACCTGGCGCGCACCTTCGACCCGCCGCCCAGCGAGCTGCCCGAGGTGCCCTGGATCGACGTCTACGGCGAAGCGCTGCCGCGCAACCGCCAAGCGGGAGGCGACCACATCATCTACATCGACTTCAAGAAGCGCTACAAGATGGAAAAACTGATCCGCCAGGCGCCGGAAAACCTGAAGAAAAAACTGCGCGCCACTGCCGCCCGCGCCGGCATCGCCGTCCTCGACGTCGAGGGGCACGATTTCAGCTCGGCCTTCATCGCCTCGGTCTTCCACCAGGCCTTCCTGCTCGGCGTCTCCTACGAGCTGCAATTCTTCGGCGAGATCACCCCCAACCTGCTGGAAAACATCAACACCCGCTTCTTCAACTCCTCGGGAATCTCCAAGAGCCTGACCGTGGTTTACGGCGAGATCTCCGCCAACGGCACCTTCCGCTTCATCTCGGCCGCCCATCCCCCGCCCAAGGTCTTCTCCAACGAGTTCGACCGCCTGGTCGCCATCAGCGACGACCGGCTGGTCTCGTTCCCGCAGATCGGCACCATGCCCTCGCCGGGCAACAGCGAGATTTCCGTGCCGCTGCTCGGGGTCAAGGAAAAGTACACCATCAACGAGATCAACCTCATGGGCCGGGGCGACATCCTCATTCTCTACACCGACGGCCTCAGCGACCACCGCGACGCCGAAGGCAACAAATATTTCCCTGGCCGCCTCGAGGAGCGGCTCCGCGAGAACAAGCACCTTCCGGCACGCGAGATCTTCCAGCGCATCAAGGACGATTTGTTCGCCTTCAACGACCGGCCCGACGACGACATCACCTTGGTGATCATCAAGAAGATATGACCAGCTATTGGCCCAAGGCCACAGCGGTGCAGTAGCACACGCTAGGAGGTACGCATGAACGTCAACACCATGTTCGGCAGCGACAACCATGCCGGAGTGCACCCGGAAATACTGAAGGCGATCGCCGTTGCCAACCGCGGCCCGGCCGTGGCCTACGGCCTCGACCCCTTCACCGCCGCGGCGATCGAAAAATTCAAGGAGCATTTCGGCCAAACGGCCGACGTCTACCCCGTCTTCAACGGCACCGGCGCCAACGTCATCTCCATCTCCACCCTGGCGCGGTCGTTCCAGGCCGTGATCTGTTCCGCGCACGCCCACATCAACGCCGACGAGTGCGGTGCGCCCGAAGCGGGCACGGGCTGCAAGCTGCTGGCCGTGCACACGGCCGACGGCAAACTCACCATCGACGACATCGGCCGCCAGCTGCAAGGGAGGCTCGACCAGCACCGCGTCCAGCCCGCCGTCGTCTCCATCACCCAGGCCAGCGAGCTGGGAACGGTCTACAGCGTCGATGAGGTGAAAGCGATCGCTGATTTCTGCCACCGCCACAACCTCACCCTGCACATGGACGGCGCCCGGATATGCAATGCCGCCGCCCATCTGGAAAAGGGACTGGGCGAGATCTCAGGCGGCGCCGGGGTCGACATCCTCTCCTTCGGCGGCACCAAGAACGGACTGCTGCTGGGCGAGGCGGTGGTCTGCTTCCGCCCCGAGCTGAGCAAGGACACCATCTTCATCCGCAAGCAGTCGATGCAGCTGGCCAGCAAGATGCGCTTCATCTCCGCCCAGCTCACGGCGCTGCTCACCGACGAGCTCTGGCTGCAGAACGCCAGCCATGCAAACAACATGGCCCAACTGCTGGCCCGGCAGGTGAAAGAGATCCCCGGAGTGAGGATCGTCCAAAAGGTCCAGGCCAACGCCGTCTTTGCCAGCCTCCCCCGCCCCGCCATCGATAAATTATTGAAAAAATATTTCTTCTACATCTGGGACGAGGACAAGAACGAAGTGCGCTGGATGACCTCGTTCAGCACGACCGAGGAAGACATCGCCAAGTTCGCCACCACCATCACGGAGAGCTGCGGCTAGGAATCAAGCGCTTCGCCGGCTTCTAAACCAAACGGATTAATTTTCAAAATGTGACTTTATGTCTATTTCAATTTTTTTATTTTTATATTATATAGTGAAAGTGGGAAAACCAATGGAACAGTCATGATGCGGAACGACAGGCGCTACCTTGTGGAATTTCTGCCATGAAGAAAACGAAAGGCGAGAAGCAAACGCAGACGGCATCGGCCGTTCACCCGGCAACGGGGAAGGGCCGGCGCATGCTGGTCACCGCCGTTGTCGCGACGGCGCTGCTGGCCGCCGTCTATATCCTGCTGCGCCCGGCGATCGCCACGAGGCTCCTGCTCCGGCAGCTGCCGCGCTGCAACGTCATCCTGCTGACGCTCGACACCCTGCGCGCCGACCACCTCTCGTGCTACTCCAGCGACAATGTTCAAACGCCCAATCTCGACCGCCTGGCTGGCGAAGGAACGCGGTTCGAAACCTGCATCTCGCAAACCCCCCTCACCCTGCCGGCCCACACGACCATCCTGTCCGGGACCTATCCGCTGTACCACCAGGTGCGCGACAACGGCGGCTTCCTGGTGCCCGACAAACTTGAACTGATCAGCGAGACCCTGCAGCGGCAACACATGGCCACCGCCGGCTTCATCGCCGCCTACGTGCTGCACTCCAAG
This genomic interval from Candidatus Aminicenantes bacterium contains the following:
- a CDS encoding PP2C family protein-serine/threonine phosphatase codes for the protein MNNTSQDERLAQAEQRIRFLERELERFSDLARTFDPPPSELPEVPWIDVYGEALPRNRQAGGDHIIYIDFKKRYKMEKLIRQAPENLKKKLRATAARAGIAVLDVEGHDFSSAFIASVFHQAFLLGVSYELQFFGEITPNLLENINTRFFNSSGISKSLTVVYGEISANGTFRFISAAHPPPKVFSNEFDRLVAISDDRLVSFPQIGTMPSPGNSEISVPLLGVKEKYTINEINLMGRGDILILYTDGLSDHRDAEGNKYFPGRLEERLRENKHLPAREIFQRIKDDLFAFNDRPDDDITLVIIKKI
- a CDS encoding low specificity L-threonine aldolase: MNVNTMFGSDNHAGVHPEILKAIAVANRGPAVAYGLDPFTAAAIEKFKEHFGQTADVYPVFNGTGANVISISTLARSFQAVICSAHAHINADECGAPEAGTGCKLLAVHTADGKLTIDDIGRQLQGRLDQHRVQPAVVSITQASELGTVYSVDEVKAIADFCHRHNLTLHMDGARICNAAAHLEKGLGEISGGAGVDILSFGGTKNGLLLGEAVVCFRPELSKDTIFIRKQSMQLASKMRFISAQLTALLTDELWLQNASHANNMAQLLARQVKEIPGVRIVQKVQANAVFASLPRPAIDKLLKKYFFYIWDEDKNEVRWMTSFSTTEEDIAKFATTITESCG